DNA from Thunnus maccoyii chromosome 5, fThuMac1.1, whole genome shotgun sequence:
tattttttctctcctcttaaTTATTAcaagttttctctctctctctctttctttccccccTACTTTCCCCCTTTCAATTTATAGGTAGactttgacagttttatttagACTAGCAGTTGTTAATTTCTTGTTAATCTTCTGCACATGATACATGTAACAGAGATGTAGAGGTTTGGGATTTTGCGTGTGTCTTCTTGATTGTTTGGTTAATTCtttttatcagtattattattatttatttgtctgttaattttcatgtttgttttttttgcatcagaGTACCCCCTTAAAAACAAGATGGTGCATCTCAAGGGGCTTATCCtcaaattaaatttcaaataaatatttatttccacAATAGCCAACAAACTACCGGCTACAATAGACACATCTCCCACCAACCTGAATCAGTTATAATACCTTAACACCAAGTGTTTGTGATTGAGAGTGCGAGAAAACTAGTTGGCAAGTGAGTAGATAAGTCAAAATGAATGGCTAGAATTAATGTGTAAATGGTTGAAATCTGCCCTTCCAAGTGGTACGAATGCAAACTTGACcaaaattattgaaaaaaaagagaccaaGCCTAGAAATAAATTATTGCAGGAACACGTCTTCCAAGGAAATATATTGTCACAGTATCACTTCTGTATTATCAACTGTGTTAAATccatgaagggaaaaaaagatgccttacatgcacacacacagtaacttAACCTACGCTGATTATATCTATGAAACTCCTCAGGTGAACCATCAGAAGGAGTTTATGCTTCCATTCCTGGATTTCATGGGTCCCAACTGAGCACGGAGGAGTACAAGGCTGTGTATGACTATGTGGCCCAGGTCAGGTTCTTGTCTGATGTCTCAGCCCCCCACACAAGACTTTTCATTAAACACACTCAAATGCTTCATATGTtcaaataaatcatgtttaattCAAGAGAAGTCTGTTGATGGATTGTTTCTGTCCTTGCTTAGGGGGAAGACGAGCTCTCTGTATCTGCTGGGGATGTTGTGACTGTCACCGATCAAGGTGAGGACGGCTGGTGGATGGTGCAGAGGAACGGCCTTACTGGATTGGTTCCAGGCTCGTATCTTGCCAAAGAATGATTTTACCTTGCCATACACAGGACTGTATGAATACTAAGTTTCCTCATGTAATATTGTTTTGTAAATATTCTGTCATTTCAAGTTGCCTCATATAGTTAAATCTTATGTGCTGCTTATAATTCTGTTACATGCATAATTAAAGCCCCTGTGTGAAGGATTTGAAAGGATTTGCCCATGAGATCCTGAGAATGAAGGACTGAAAGCAACACAAAGCCTTCACCACATTCACAGGGATTGtttttcaacaaacaaaaattcaTGCACTCAAACTAATTTCAAAGATGCTATTATAAAAATCTTCACATAGGGGCTTTAACATACAGTGGCATGTGACATCATTTATTGTGCTGGCTAAAATGGCAAACATATTCATATTACTTTGCCCTTACTGCTGGTGTGGTGAGTGCTCCTCATTCCAGTGACAGCTGGGGGATTTACTCATCTGTCACAGAAGGTCACTGCACTAAACGTATTCATATACTCTGGTATTCTTCTTTATTTGACGTCCTAAATGTTGGGCAGAATGTTTGATTTCTATTATTGGCCTGTATATATTATTTCTGAGTAATTCTTGTTTGTATTCTGATACAGAATATTTGTTTGCGCATGAGCATACATTGTATTTATTCAATATGAAAGACAAATACtcaggtttttatttgtttttttaagtacattttttagtACATTGTTACTATCCCCCTCAGCAGCTTTGCCAGAGGTGAGTGTCATTTGACCTTGAAAGAAAGCTAATTAATAAAACTATTTGGCATATGATGAAACcacataacatttattttatctaCCTTATGACTCATTTATTGTAGTAAAGGTTATTCTTAGAATAAGACCAGACTAAAACAATCCAACTACTCTTGGGTCATATGACTGAGTGGTCTGAGCTCTTTGGTCCAAAGGTATCTGGTTACTCTGCAGCGGGTGATGCATTGCTAACTCTGTGTCTATCAAGTTACTGAGGCTGGAAAAAGAGTAGCCAAAGCTGAGTCCTGTTACCAACATTTTAAGTGTGTATGAGGGTCCACAATGGTCACAAGATGTTATAGAAGCAGATATAACTAGATCTGGTGAGTCAAGTaagttaaaataaacatgtgTCAGCTGATGGTAACCTACTTAAAAGTCTAGAAGATAAAGCGAAAGCTAGACAAAGCATAAAAGATTAGACACAAACCAAACCATTCCACCAAATGTGTGAACCCCTTACACCCCTCCCTCATGGGAAACACCCGAACTTTTGACCTTTCTTTACAAGGACCAAGTTGACTTGTTCTTCCACTGACAACAGCCCATGAATATGGGCTTTGTCTGGaggtattttaaaaaattcagcAATCTCATTGAATATCTGTCagggaaatgaaaaacataaatcagATTACACACTCATTTGATTTCAAACTTTCCcctcacattttatttacattcttGAGTATTGCCGTTGCTACATATCAACAAATCAAATTCTAAAACTACACTCagtggacaaaaacaaacaaaaccccTATAGGACAAGTCTATATTGAGATTACAAGGTCTGATTCTTAAAGGAAAGATCAGATGAGCAAAAGCCAGTTGAATAACatagttttacacacaaaaacctgCTGTGACATCAACTTGAACTATGGTGTCCACTATTTCTTTACAGAATACTGCAAGGTGTCAACCCAAACtgagcagtagtagtagtagtagtagtagtagtagtagtagtagtagtagtagtagcagtagtagtgaTAGTGGAGGTACAGGGTAAAATTATACACAGATACAAGTCTTTCATTCAAGTACATGACAgatttaaatatgaaatattcaaagcCATACACATAGTGCAAAATAATATGAGGAAATTACCCTGTCCACGTTAAACTCCATACAGTACATGACTAACAAGGTTTGAGTTTGGTAAAAAATGTCACCCTCATGTCATCCTCTGAGCAACAGAATGCTTTCAACATCTCATTCTCATTGACCGTTTAACAGTTTGGCCAACAGCTtttgggaaaaaacaaaacaaaaaaaaaaacaaggttaaGTATATAACTTTGTGTGATCAGTGAGTTAAGGTTAGTGTGGTAATACATTATTTCCATGCTCTCACCAGTGACACGTAAAATCTGGAAGTGCACCTACACCATCTATGCATAGGTGCCTCCTGTAATAAGAAGCTCATAGGCAGGATCTCTGCTTCTGCGACACAGcaccacacacgcacacagcaTCCCCAGCATCtagcaggaagagagagacacatgttctatttgtggttttggttttggttaagCCTTTAAACCCTAACATTTGTGGTTGTGAAATGTGGGTGTGGAAACCAACATCATTAAAATGACAATCTTAGACGTGTAAAAAAGTGATGTATTTGTTGagctttaattcattttaaaacgtATGGCTACACTGAGGCTAATCCTGGAGACATTGTCAGCAGTTAACAGGTTACACCCTGTTACTCACTataaataattacagcaaacaTTGCATATGAGCACATTTATAGTTATACATcctttaaatatacagtatattaaccAAATGAATAAGAAGATGACTCAAATTAGCAACGCATGAATGCAAACAGCTGCTGATGGGTTTTTTCCAAGAAGCGTCCATGAGAGAAAGCCTTACAGCTGGATGTCATTTTTGTTATAGAATCTAAAGACTGAAATaggttaaaggtgcaatatatgacattcagccccactagatgtcagcaaacaactatttgctctgtaaagatatagtggagtaatggtaatgtgtgcatgttagtgtaTGTGAGTGCATGTGAGCCCCTCCCTGTCCTCCCCACGTCCATCTTCAACATGGTGGCCGGGTCACAAACTTtttcatattacagctaaacagtacacaaaaatatttttctgaaaacatttgaggtgagaaataggcaatgcagtaacaaaatCTTGATCCATGTTTGATCAGctctgcctagtttgacagtttgatctgagtttcatgaGCCGATTTctttccaactttattgagtaaacaaCGTGCACATTTcttttggtctgagatgctgtTGCTCTACTGCGACATCTAGTGGAGCTGAATGTCATATATCGCACCTTTAAACAGACAGTAGGGTGCAAAAGTTTGAGACCATTATAGGAAACTACATTGTATAGTCAAATAAACATCACATATATGAGAAGTGAAACCAAGCAAATGCTGACACAGGGTGTACTGCTGGTTTATTTTAGGAGGTAGTTAAATAGTGACATCCtatctgtgtttctttgttaCACGGCagtggttttttaaaaaaaaacatgaccaaAGGTGGTCTGAAATTAAGgggctacatttttttttaagtctgagaaatattttctttagtctgtgaaaacaaatacaaaacatgaaacacaattGGTACAATAATACATATATGATTCactaatttttttcattatgcTGAACTTTGCTTGCTACACAGCTACATGAGTCAGCATAGAAATATGTTATGATGTAGTCACAACTCAAATTTCAAGGTCCAATTCAAAAGGCCTAGATTAAtatctcttttttctttattaaaaactgctgctgttctATGAAATAAGGTATCTTGATGAAAGTTGCATACCTGGATGGCAGCAAACGTCAGTGCAGTCCAGATGACATACATCATGATCTCCTTCAACTTCTTCACAACCAGAGCTTCAcaaccctacacacacacacacacacacacacacacacacacacacacacacacacgcatacacacagtgaatatattttaacatatatGAAACTACGACAATctacttgttttaaaaaatgacctgTCTGTGGTTTGAAAACTTGAGAAATTTAGAGGTCGTTTTACTTCTTGGTAGAGATCTTCAGGACGAGTGAGGGACCCTGTGCAGCTTCCAATGTTGGATTTGCAACAGCTGATAGgaacactgttgttttttgatTCTTCAAACCAGTGTGTATTCTTCCAGTCTGAGTAATTGTGGATCCCGCAACACTGAAGCtgtacaaatgaaaacaataaaaactcaaCATTACTGTCATCTGCTTGCTCAGTTATAACATTTGAGAGAGACATAAAAATGTTGCATCATATCACTTTATCTGGTTTACaaggaagacagagaagagtttctgtcctcacctgtctcTGAACGTAGTCGATGGCGCGGCTAGGGGCGTTGCTGTTTGTTCCGTTGTACTCATCATATACTTTCTTGATTGAATTATTAACTTCATCTTCAACCTAGCAACGATTAAGAAAAGTGACTCAGCGTTTGACAACATATCTAGAATGGTGCAAATCAGCATGATGGCAAACACAAGCAGATTAGATTAAGTAATCTACGGCTGATAGACTGTTCCCACTCTTATGGGTGGGTGTTATCAGGAATATCTACTGGGCTACAAGTTAAGTATCGAACAAGGCCAAGAAAAACAAACGTGTACCAACTTGTATTTGACCTTCTCACCTTTGCTCTGTAAATGTATCCAAGAACCACCACAGCCACTTCCGTCAAGAAAACCAGCAGGAGAATGACAACAAACTGTGGATTGAATTTCAAGATTTAGGAGGAACAGACTAAAGACACTTGGATAACTAACGCACATACAAGTAAAAAGTGGATTTGTGTGCCACTGCGGTGTGTTGAAGTTCAATGCAGAATATTACAACTTACTGGTTTTATAAATAAGGGCTGTGAGAGAA
Protein-coding regions in this window:
- the tspan3a gene encoding tetraspanin-3 — its product is MMGQCGITSSKTVLVFLNLIFWAAAGILCYVGAYVFITYDDYDHFFEDMYTLVPAVIIIAVGALLFIIGLIGCCATVRESYCGLTTFVVILLLVFLTEVAVVVLGYIYRAKVEDEVNNSIKKVYDEYNGTNSNAPSRAIDYVQRQLQCCGIHNYSDWKNTHWFEESKNNSVPISCCKSNIGSCTGSLTRPEDLYQEGCEALVVKKLKEIMMYVIWTALTFAAIQMLGMLCACVVLCRRSRDPAYELLITGGTYA